The genomic stretch AGCGGCCCGTCGGGCCGAACGTTTAATTATTGAAAAAGCGCTGGCAAAAACCGGCTGGAACCGGGTCAAAACTGCCTCGTATCTTAAAATCAGTTACAAGAGTTTATTGACAAAGATTAAAGAATGTGGTTTGCATCCTGAAGGAGAAGTGAGGTCGATGATTCATGATGAAGATTCGCTGACAGATGGGGGAGAAGGAGGGCTGAAAAGATGAAAAAAATGCTCTTGGTTGGATTGAATATTTTGCTGGTTGGCTGTTTGTTGGGATGTGTGACCGCTGATTTTCCTGAGATAAGCTCAGCGGAAGCGCCAATGAGTTTTTCCAAGGATCAATTCGTCATCGGACCTGAAGACGTCCTGCATGTGGAGGTATGGAAAGACCAGGATCTTTCCCGGGATGCAACCGTCAGGCCTGATGGACTGATTTCCCTGCCTCTGGTGGGAGATGTTCAGGCTGAAGGCTTAAATGTCAAGCAGTTGACCGAGGTGCTGACCAAACGCTATGCCAAGTATATAGAAACCCCGAATGTTTCAGTTTCACTGAATGCCATTAACAGTTTCAAGATCTTTATTGTTGGCAAGGTCATTGCTCCCGGAGCTTTTCCCATTCGCAGTAATACCACAGTTT from Pseudomonadota bacterium encodes the following:
- a CDS encoding polysaccharide biosynthesis/export family protein, which encodes MKKMLLVGLNILLVGCLLGCVTADFPEISSAEAPMSFSKDQFVIGPEDVLHVEVWKDQDLSRDATVRPDGLISLPLVGDVQAEGLNVKQLTEVLTKRYAKYIETPNVSVSLNAINSFKIFIVGKVIAPGAFPIRSNTTVLQAISMAGGFAEWATPDKIVLVRQETGQEKHYRINYDKIVSGAAPDIYLHKNDRLIVQ